A single region of the Rhizobium grahamii genome encodes:
- the pcaF gene encoding 3-oxoadipyl-CoA thiolase, producing MADAFICDYIRTPIGRFGGSLSGVRADDLGAVPLKALIERNGNVDWEAVDDVIFGCANQAGEDNRNVARMSALLSGLPVSVSGTTINRLCGSGMDAVIAAARAIRAGEADLMIAGGVESMSRAPFVMPKAETAFSRNAEIYDTTIGWRFINPLMKKQYGVDSMPETGENVAADYKVSREDQDAFAVRSQVKAAAAQSNGRLAKEITSVTIPQRKGDPVVVDKDEHPRATTMEALAKLSTPFKKEGGTVTAGNASGVNDGAAALIIASEAAAKKYGLTPIARILGGAAAGVPPRIMGIGPVPASRKLMARLGMTHDQFDVIELNEAFASQGLAVLRELGIADDDSRVNRNGGAIALGHPLGMSGARIAGTAALELRETGGRYSLSTMCIGVGQGIAVALERV from the coding sequence ATGGCTGACGCTTTCATCTGTGACTATATCCGCACGCCGATTGGCCGCTTCGGCGGCTCGCTGTCTGGCGTTCGCGCCGATGACCTCGGCGCAGTGCCGCTGAAGGCATTGATCGAGCGAAACGGCAATGTCGATTGGGAAGCGGTCGACGACGTGATCTTCGGCTGCGCCAACCAGGCCGGCGAAGACAACCGCAACGTCGCCCGCATGTCTGCGCTGCTCTCCGGCCTGCCGGTCTCCGTATCCGGCACGACGATCAACCGCCTGTGCGGCTCCGGTATGGATGCTGTAATTGCGGCGGCACGCGCCATCCGGGCCGGCGAGGCCGATTTGATGATTGCCGGCGGCGTCGAGAGCATGTCGCGCGCGCCTTTCGTCATGCCGAAGGCGGAGACGGCCTTCTCGCGCAACGCCGAAATCTACGACACGACCATCGGTTGGCGTTTCATCAATCCGCTGATGAAGAAGCAGTACGGCGTCGATTCGATGCCGGAGACGGGCGAGAACGTCGCCGCAGACTACAAGGTCTCTCGGGAAGATCAGGATGCGTTTGCCGTTCGAAGCCAGGTGAAGGCAGCCGCAGCGCAGAGCAACGGTCGGCTGGCGAAGGAAATCACGTCCGTCACCATTCCTCAGCGCAAGGGCGATCCTGTCGTCGTGGACAAGGATGAGCATCCGCGCGCAACCACGATGGAAGCGCTCGCGAAGCTCTCCACGCCCTTCAAGAAAGAGGGTGGCACTGTGACTGCTGGCAATGCTTCCGGTGTGAACGATGGCGCCGCTGCGCTCATCATCGCCAGCGAGGCTGCCGCCAAGAAATACGGGCTGACACCGATCGCTCGGATTCTGGGCGGGGCGGCGGCCGGCGTACCGCCGCGGATCATGGGCATCGGCCCGGTTCCGGCATCGCGCAAGCTGATGGCTCGCCTGGGGATGACACACGATCAGTTCGACGTCATCGAACTCAACGAAGCCTTCGCTTCTCAGGGCCTCGCCGTTTTGCGCGAACTCGGTATCGCCGACGACGATAGCCGCGTGAACCGCAACGGTGGCGCGATCGCGCTTGGTCATCCGCTCGGCATGTCCGGTGCGCGCATTGCCGGCACGGCGGCCTTGGAGCTGCGGGAAACCGGCGGGCGGTACTCGCTGTCGACCATGTGCATCGGCGTCGGCCAGGGGATTGCCGTCGCGCTCGAGCGCGTATGA
- a CDS encoding CoA-transferase subunit beta, which produces MSDFTPTEMMTIAASRALTNDDVCFVGIGAPSAACNVARLTHAPDITLIYESGTVGTKPDVLPLSIGDGELCDTALFTVSVPEMFRYWLQGGRITTGFLGGAQIDKFANLNTTVVGPYDHPKVRLPGGGGAPEIASNCGQIFITMALSKRGFVEKLPFITSMGHGEGGNHRERLGMKTKGPTRVITDLCILEPDPVTKELTVVSIHHGVSREQIVENCGWAIKFADHVIETPAPTETELATLRDINARTKKAHQGNKEAA; this is translated from the coding sequence ATGAGCGATTTTACCCCGACAGAAATGATGACCATCGCAGCCTCGCGCGCCCTGACCAACGACGATGTCTGCTTCGTCGGCATCGGCGCGCCGTCGGCGGCCTGCAACGTCGCGCGGCTCACCCATGCGCCGGACATTACGCTGATCTATGAAAGCGGCACTGTCGGCACGAAGCCCGATGTGCTGCCGCTTTCGATCGGCGACGGTGAACTTTGCGACACGGCTCTGTTTACCGTCTCGGTGCCGGAAATGTTCCGCTACTGGCTGCAGGGCGGCCGCATCACCACCGGCTTCCTCGGTGGCGCCCAGATCGACAAGTTCGCCAATCTGAACACGACTGTCGTCGGTCCTTACGATCATCCGAAGGTTCGTCTGCCGGGTGGCGGCGGGGCACCGGAGATTGCCAGCAATTGCGGTCAGATCTTCATCACCATGGCGCTCTCCAAGCGCGGCTTCGTCGAAAAGCTGCCGTTCATCACCTCCATGGGCCACGGCGAAGGCGGCAATCATCGCGAGCGCCTCGGCATGAAAACGAAGGGGCCGACGCGGGTTATCACCGATCTCTGCATCCTCGAGCCTGATCCCGTCACGAAGGAGCTGACGGTCGTTTCGATCCATCATGGCGTCAGCCGCGAGCAGATTGTCGAAAACTGCGGTTGGGCGATCAAGTTCGCCGACCATGTGATCGAAACGCCGGCTCCGACCGAAACGGAGCTTGCGACGCTGCGCGACATCAACGCGCGCACGAAGAAGGCCCATCAGGGCAACAAGGAGGCCGCTTGA
- a CDS encoding CoA transferase subunit A: MAKIVSLKEAVAENVRDGDTVAMEGFTHLIPYAAGHEVIRQGKKDLFLIRMTPDILYDQLIGVGAARGMKFSWGGNPGVGSLHRFRDAVENQWPRPLEIEEHSHAAMANAYEAGAANLPFAALRGYIGADLPKVNPNIKSVTCPFTGEVLAAVPAIRPDVTIIHALRADRTGNVLLEGIVGVQKEAVLAAKRSIVTVEEIVDELAPPSPNSVVLPSWAVTAVAAVPGGAFPSYAQGYYPRSNAFYIAWDEIARDRDSFLKWVDENIMNAGPEDFAKHAKKQAA, from the coding sequence ATGGCGAAGATCGTATCGTTGAAGGAAGCCGTCGCCGAAAACGTCAGAGATGGCGACACGGTCGCCATGGAAGGCTTCACCCATCTCATTCCTTATGCCGCCGGTCACGAAGTGATCCGTCAGGGCAAGAAGGATCTCTTCCTGATCCGCATGACCCCGGATATCCTCTACGATCAGCTGATCGGGGTAGGTGCCGCCCGTGGCATGAAATTCTCCTGGGGCGGCAATCCCGGTGTCGGCTCGTTGCATCGCTTCCGTGACGCCGTGGAAAACCAGTGGCCTCGACCGCTGGAGATCGAGGAACACAGCCATGCCGCCATGGCCAACGCCTATGAGGCCGGCGCCGCCAACCTGCCGTTCGCGGCATTGCGCGGCTACATCGGCGCCGATCTTCCGAAGGTGAACCCGAATATCAAGTCGGTGACATGTCCCTTCACCGGGGAAGTGCTGGCAGCCGTTCCGGCCATTCGGCCGGATGTCACGATCATTCACGCGCTGCGTGCCGATCGCACGGGCAACGTGCTGCTGGAAGGCATTGTCGGCGTCCAGAAGGAGGCGGTTCTTGCAGCCAAGCGGTCGATCGTCACGGTCGAGGAGATTGTCGACGAACTCGCTCCGCCATCTCCGAATTCCGTTGTGCTTCCGAGCTGGGCCGTGACTGCGGTGGCCGCGGTTCCAGGCGGCGCATTCCCATCATATGCGCAGGGTTACTATCCGCGCTCGAATGCCTTCTACATCGCCTGGGACGAGATCGCCCGTGATCGCGACAGCTTCCTGAAGTGGGTGGACGAAAACATCATGAATGCGGGGCCGGAAGACTTCGCCAAGCATGCCAAGAAGCAGGCTGCGTGA
- a CDS encoding DUF1003 domain-containing protein, which produces MTIPIDAITGVPLEAADACRIADLRPALADYLRAQYPTLKPDDCIDRNAIEDLRRQYVIDLLKDDKGELTSDETEVADSIVSQDTLAENTDSEYEDNEGVGGRVADVVARSGGSWTFIIGFASFLVGWMVLNATLGKTEAFDAYPYVLLNLILSSLAAFQAPVIMMSQRRQEAKDRLRATNDYKVNLKAELEIRNLHEKMDRLIERQWQRIEELQRHIGKLALENAGIEQVSASPRRSRADRSADTTTEVLPAVDRRS; this is translated from the coding sequence ATGACCATCCCGATTGATGCGATTACCGGTGTACCTCTGGAAGCAGCGGATGCTTGCCGCATAGCAGATCTACGTCCGGCACTGGCAGACTATCTCCGCGCTCAATACCCGACACTGAAGCCTGATGACTGCATCGATCGAAATGCGATCGAGGACCTTCGACGCCAATATGTCATCGATCTTCTGAAAGACGACAAAGGCGAGCTGACGTCGGACGAGACGGAAGTCGCCGACAGCATCGTCTCCCAGGACACTTTGGCCGAGAATACCGATTCCGAATATGAAGACAATGAGGGAGTTGGCGGGCGCGTCGCGGACGTGGTGGCACGCTCCGGTGGCAGCTGGACTTTCATTATCGGCTTCGCGAGCTTTCTCGTCGGCTGGATGGTTCTGAATGCGACGCTTGGCAAGACGGAAGCGTTCGACGCGTACCCTTATGTCCTTCTCAACTTGATCCTGTCGAGCCTGGCCGCCTTCCAGGCTCCGGTTATCATGATGAGCCAAAGGAGGCAGGAGGCGAAAGACCGCCTGCGCGCGACGAATGACTACAAGGTCAATCTGAAAGCGGAACTCGAAATCCGCAATCTGCACGAAAAAATGGATCGCCTTATCGAACGGCAATGGCAGCGCATCGAAGAACTGCAGCGCCATATCGGCAAGCTCGCGCTTGAAAATGCCGGGATCGAACAGGTGAGCGCAAGTCCCAGGAGAAGCCGTGCCGATCGCTCGGCCGACACGACGACAGAGGTACTACCGGCCGTTGATCGCAGATCATGA
- a CDS encoding SDR family NAD(P)-dependent oxidoreductase: MDMHLTGKRALVTGSSAGLGEATAKMLAAEGAAVVVHGRDAARANAVAKKIRDAGGRADVAIGDLANDAGADAVANQALAGGDIDILVNNAGHYHHLDWHTSTPDVWAETYQINVLSGVRMIQRLVPAMVKRGWGRVIQIGGGLASQPIPMQPDYEASLAARHNLAVSLARRLKDTGVTSNIVSPGAILVPAVKDLLEKIAPSHGWGESWDEIERGCVNDMVPNDIGRLGRPEEIASAVTYLASVHAGYISGATLRVDGGTVRSVN; encoded by the coding sequence ATGGATATGCACCTCACAGGGAAAAGAGCGCTTGTCACCGGCTCGTCCGCCGGACTGGGCGAGGCAACGGCAAAGATGCTTGCCGCTGAAGGAGCGGCGGTCGTCGTTCATGGCCGGGATGCGGCCCGCGCGAACGCGGTGGCGAAGAAGATCAGAGATGCCGGAGGCCGGGCAGACGTCGCGATCGGTGATCTCGCAAACGACGCAGGCGCCGATGCGGTGGCCAATCAGGCCTTGGCCGGCGGCGACATCGACATTCTCGTCAACAATGCCGGTCACTACCACCATCTGGATTGGCACACATCGACACCTGATGTCTGGGCCGAGACCTATCAGATCAACGTGCTGTCCGGTGTTCGCATGATCCAACGGCTTGTTCCGGCGATGGTCAAACGCGGATGGGGCAGGGTCATACAGATCGGCGGCGGCCTGGCGAGCCAACCCATTCCCATGCAGCCGGACTACGAGGCATCGCTTGCCGCTCGTCATAATCTTGCGGTTTCGCTGGCGCGCCGGTTGAAGGATACCGGTGTAACGTCGAACATCGTTTCGCCGGGCGCCATCCTTGTTCCCGCTGTGAAGGACCTGCTTGAGAAGATCGCCCCCAGCCACGGTTGGGGTGAAAGCTGGGATGAGATTGAACGTGGTTGTGTGAACGATATGGTCCCGAACGACATTGGCCGATTGGGACGCCCCGAGGAAATCGCCAGTGCGGTTACCTATCTGGCGAGCGTTCACGCCGGCTATATCAGTGGTGCGACACTCCGCGTCGACGGGGGCACGGTTCGGTCCGTGAACTGA
- a CDS encoding LysR family transcriptional regulator, whose protein sequence is MPKFRTIQSSGFTELRAAITVAECLSFRAAADALGMSATALSSNVRMLENRLGIRLFNRTTRSVSLTSAGEEFIRRVAPSLSEIERAMDAAGSHGTTPSGTLRINSSVTAAHEILSPLLRDYLSKYPDVQVEVTTETRLVDVVLEGCDVGIRLAESIPADMVAVPLPFNLDFCVVGSPEYLDSNPAPQKPADLINHSCIKAAIPNGSTYRWEFEEQGRAHAVEVHGSLTLDDQNLMLKAALDGMGLAYISRAVAREAVDMGRLRSVLDDWTPRHSRLCLYYPRNRNPSAALRALISQIRAEPDRS, encoded by the coding sequence ATGCCGAAATTCCGCACAATTCAGTCGAGTGGTTTTACGGAGCTGAGAGCTGCGATCACGGTAGCAGAGTGCCTTAGCTTTCGCGCCGCAGCAGACGCGCTTGGGATGTCGGCGACCGCACTCAGCAGCAACGTTCGCATGCTTGAAAATCGCCTCGGCATCCGGCTGTTCAACCGGACAACGCGCAGCGTCTCGCTGACATCCGCCGGCGAGGAATTCATCCGCCGGGTGGCCCCGTCTCTCAGCGAGATCGAGCGCGCCATGGATGCTGCCGGAAGCCACGGAACCACTCCGAGCGGTACTCTTCGTATCAATAGCTCGGTTACGGCGGCCCACGAGATCTTGTCGCCGCTGTTGCGCGACTACCTCAGCAAATACCCTGATGTGCAGGTGGAAGTGACGACCGAAACGCGTCTCGTGGACGTGGTCCTCGAAGGTTGCGATGTGGGTATAAGGCTCGCCGAGTCCATTCCGGCCGACATGGTTGCCGTGCCGCTCCCATTTAATCTCGATTTCTGCGTTGTGGGATCTCCCGAATATCTGGACAGCAATCCCGCCCCGCAAAAGCCCGCGGATCTGATCAACCACTCCTGCATAAAGGCGGCCATACCGAACGGGAGCACATATCGCTGGGAGTTCGAGGAGCAGGGACGAGCCCACGCGGTGGAAGTCCACGGCTCCCTGACCCTTGACGACCAGAATCTTATGCTGAAGGCAGCCCTTGACGGGATGGGCCTCGCCTACATTTCGAGAGCCGTTGCCCGGGAAGCCGTCGACATGGGACGGCTCCGCAGCGTCCTCGACGACTGGACGCCCAGACACTCACGTCTCTGTCTCTACTATCCCAGGAACCGAAATCCATCGGCCGCTCTTAGGGCGTTGATCAGCCAAATCCGGGCCGAACCCGATCGTTCCTGA
- a CDS encoding FAD-dependent monooxygenase, with translation MRILIVGAGIAGLAAARALEIHGHRVNIVERQTESPVAGQSIFLLGNAMRALGDLGLQEQVRAQAFPIGAQTIMSSRGKVLNHVVTNDLWHSCGPCVAVHRRMLVEVLQQSLTNTQIDFGTSVIHTISRPECREVYFSDGHVQEYDLVIGADGLRSSIRASAFPESVPKPTGLFAWRLLTQNSYGIEGWTAMLGAGRTLLAIPLNDSELYLYADCFAKDFGDGSISALKAAFRDFASPLGPIVANLSDGIEAHRSAIEEVPFSTFIAGRLVLIGDAAHASSPVWRRAPGWRSRTQLSWLNASLDLSH, from the coding sequence TTGAGAATACTTATTGTTGGAGCAGGCATTGCGGGTCTCGCGGCGGCCCGCGCTTTGGAAATTCACGGCCATCGGGTCAACATCGTCGAGCGCCAAACGGAGTCTCCCGTCGCCGGCCAAAGCATTTTCCTCCTTGGAAACGCGATGCGTGCGCTCGGCGATTTGGGGCTGCAGGAGCAGGTCCGCGCACAGGCTTTTCCAATCGGCGCGCAAACGATCATGTCATCCAGAGGCAAGGTCCTGAACCATGTCGTTACGAACGATCTTTGGCACTCCTGCGGGCCGTGTGTTGCAGTCCATCGTCGCATGCTTGTCGAGGTGCTCCAACAGTCGCTCACCAACACTCAGATCGATTTTGGAACCTCGGTAATACACACGATTTCGAGGCCGGAGTGCCGTGAGGTCTACTTCTCCGACGGTCACGTGCAGGAATATGATCTCGTGATCGGAGCGGACGGGCTTCGCTCATCGATACGTGCTTCTGCTTTTCCGGAGAGTGTGCCCAAGCCAACCGGCCTGTTCGCATGGCGCCTTTTGACGCAAAACAGTTACGGGATAGAGGGGTGGACCGCGATGCTCGGCGCCGGCAGAACGCTTCTCGCCATACCGCTGAACGATTCAGAGCTTTATCTTTATGCGGATTGTTTCGCCAAGGACTTTGGCGACGGTTCGATTTCCGCTCTCAAGGCAGCATTCCGGGATTTCGCCTCGCCCCTCGGGCCGATCGTCGCAAATCTCTCGGATGGTATCGAAGCACATCGATCAGCGATCGAGGAAGTTCCCTTCAGCACGTTTATCGCCGGCCGGCTCGTCCTGATCGGAGACGCCGCCCATGCTTCATCCCCAGTATGGCGCAGGGCGCCGGGATGGCGATCGAGGACGCAGTTGTCCTGGCTGAATGCATCTCTCGACCTCAGCCACTGA